A portion of the Cryptomeria japonica chromosome 5, Sugi_1.0, whole genome shotgun sequence genome contains these proteins:
- the LOC131054614 gene encoding uncharacterized protein LOC131054614 isoform X2 — translation MGLPAGKPGTADENPVSIHENENIQLSVSSDQGEDDQDFLEVCRVCHCTEPDNKGEAALQFLGISPPLIKRSHSFSVKSLSVKGDKQCVPSHSCSEKEKEETLEYVKYVSPDGEVLLCDKDLEEGLGFNHNDYLIELGCHCKNELALGHYACLLRWFVSHGSIHCEICGSEAVNVRLADVNKVKASVEEYESLRARTAAGEVTSACIQLNPSVDPDAAAAVRRQRLTEIASWFNPRLHTATVSQSTTDEVYNAPIGDLRPNMHPRAKWVVEGTGILIATGLLTVTLAWLIAPRVGKGYPSDL, via the exons GGCTACCTGCTGGAAAACCAGGCACAGCAGACGAGAATCCTGTCTCTATTCATGAGAATGAAAATATCCAGTTATCTGTTAGTTCAGATCAAGGTGAGGATGACCAGGATTTTTTAGAGGTCTGTAGAGTCTGCCACTGTACAGAACCTGATAATAAGGGAGAAGCTGCTCTCCAGTTTTTGGGCATCTCCCCCCCTTTAATCAAAAGGTCACACAGTTTCAGTGTGAAGTCTTTGTCTGTCAAAGGTGATAAACAGTGTGTGCCAAGCCATTCATGTtctgaaaaagagaaagaagaaacactTGAGTATGTCAAATATGTGAGTCCTGATGGAGAGGTCCTTCTTTGTGACAAAGACTTAGAAGAAGGTCTAGGCTTCAATCATAATGATTATCTCATTGAGTTGGGTTGCCATTGCAAGAATGAGCTTGCACTAGGTCATTATGCTTGTTTGTTACGGTGGTTTGTTAGTCATGGATCAATTCATTGTGAAATATGCGGGAGTGAAGCAGTGAATGTTAGACTTGCAGATGTGAACAAAGTCAAAGCATCTGTAGAGGAGTATGAATCATTAAGGGCAAGAACAGCTGCTGGAGAGGTCACTTCTGCATGTATTCAATTGAATCCTAGTGTGGATCCAGATGCAGCGGCTGCAGTAAGGCGACAACGACTTACTGAGATTGCATCATGGTTTAATCCACGCCTGCATACAGCAACTGTTTCACAATCTACGACTGATGAAGTCTATAACGCTCCCATTGGCGATCTTCGCCCTAACATGCATCCACGTGCAAAATGGGTTGTTGAAGGAACTGGCATTCTTATCGCTACTGGATTATTGACTGTTACACTTGCTTGGTTGATTGCCCCTCGGGTTGGAAAG GGTTATCCTTCTGACCTTTAG